The Phaeodactylum tricornutum CCAP 1055/1 chromosome 2, whole genome shotgun sequence DNA window AGtgcgcttctttttccgtttACGATTCAAATTGGCAACCTGCATACCTCGTGGCAACAGATATTTAGGTACATGCTTTAAGTGATCTTGGACGCGGGATATGTGCGTTGCGACTCTGTCATGACGGAGTAGTTGCAAATCGGCAGGATTGTCCTCAAAATGGGCTTGAAGCCGTTCCGAATTCAGTATTTCGGCTTTGAGCTCGGCCGCTCGTGTTTCTCGTACTGCCATTCGTGTTACAGCTCGTTGTACATCTTCACACCGATACCGGAAGCCTTCGATTTCGTGAAGATCAAAATCGAGCGGAACGGGCTGAGGCTGTTGTGTTGCGGCACCCGATTCGTCAACCATATCCTTTGCAACAGCTTGTAACTTGTCGCCAGATGCGCCCACCAGTGGTGTCGATGGCTGGTCATCTTGTACAGCCAAAAGTGTATCGTGTTGTTGCTTTGATTCAAGTTCCACGAAGCTTAAGGCCACCCCTTTGGCTCCACCGCGCGCTGTGCGACCAACACGGTGAGAGTATGAACGAGAGTTTAATGGAAAGTCTACATTCACAACAAATGAAACATTTCGAAAGTCTAGACCTCGCGAGACGCCGTACTGCGAATCCGCCTTACGAGTCTTCAGCTTCTTTACGTTTGCCTCGTGCTCATCATCCGAGTCTTCCTTTTGCTCAGCATCTGTACTCGCGTCGGTGGCAATCAAATAATCAAAGTTACCCACATTGAACTGTTCTATAATATTCAGGCGACTGCGAAATGGTAGTTCGGCGTTTAAAACTGCCGAACGAATGGAGAACTGTTCCAGAAACAACTTGAGTCGGTATCCAGCATCAGTCGAGTTTACGAAGAATAGGCCTTTACCCTTCAATAGTCCGAGCTTCAAAAAGACGTAGACAACCAAATTTTTGTCTCGCTTGGGCAGCGCAACGTAAAATTGCTTCAAGTGGCCAACGCCAGTGCTCGTCTTCTCATCCTGTTCCAGCTTTAGCACGACAGGTGAATTCAAGACAATTTTTTTAAGGGAATCCAGTTCCGGCGACAGTGTCGCTGACATGAGAAAGCCTTGGCAAATACGAGGCAAAGATTTGACGATTTCTGCAATGTCTTTGGCGTACCCGAAGGAAAGAACAagatcggcttcgtccacgaCCAAGGTTTCTACCGACGATTTCAAATCCAACAACCCACTGCGTATCTGCGTCAGGAGCCCGGCAGGTGTCGCCACCAACACATTAGGCTGATCGCGCAACATGGCTTCTTGCCTGGTCAACTCTTCTTGGGCTTTTTCCCCGCGTCCTCGTCCCGCCGATAAAATAGCAATCGAGATAATGTCGTTGCAATAGTACGACAATCCCTGCAAGACCTGGTGGACTTGTGTACACAACTCACGAGTCGGTATCAAGACAACTGCACCAACACCAGATTTGGATCTTTGCAATATTTTCTGCAAGAGAGGGAGTGAATACGCAAGCGTTTTGCCACTGCCTGTGCGGGCCCGGACCAGCAAATCCCTACCGGACGACAGCGCCAAGGGGAGGCATTTGGACTGGACCAGAGTTGGTCGTACGTGGCCCAAACGGGAGACGGCTTTGCGGAGACGGACATCCAGACCGACGGATTCGGCCAGCGACGCAAATGTCTCGGAAGGATCCAGAATCGTCATGGTCGATTTGCATTCGCACACAGCGTAGTGAATCGGAGTGATGAGACGATGGGTAGACGAACGAATCCAACTGGCGATAATTTTTCTATTCGTTGCCGATGAACAAATTGGGGAAGGTTTGGTGGAGGGCATCGAGATCCGTCTGATCTTCACACCCGAAACCATGTGGGACAACCCGGATTCCAAAGACTCCGTCGAACGAAATGTTCAGGTACCCGGTGAAAGTAGACTTCTACACTTATGCTCCAAAATTTCATTGTGACTAACCGGTAGCCACTTCAAATGGAAATTTTGGCCATGCCTGCGGGATGGCCTTGCTCGCGTGCAATTGTTTTAATAGGAACCAATtacaattaactgtaaacgtaTCGACTTTTGTTTTCTAGCCGACGCGCTTGTGGCTAGGATTGCCTGTGAGCTCTCTCGGACTGCCTCCGACACGACACGTCTCGGGAACCTTCTTTTGTCGCGTTCTCGCGGTAGCCGGCTGGCAGCAAGCAAATAGAGGACTGGTAATTGCAGAGCtccgcttcgtcgttcgCTCCACCGCGCCTCCGTAGCCCTCCAACACTGCAACCCATCCACGAGGACGACCGACACACACGCACTGGCGGATTCTGCTGGCTGGCAGTTCACACCACCAGAGAGCAGGATTCACTACCGTCAAGGGTAAATACGAAACACTGTGTACCCTATTTTATCGACACTGTCCCTTCGTGTTTCGCGATTTTCGGTGGTGTGGAGTTTCTTCTGCTACAAACTGCTTCTAGCTCGGAGTAGGAGCGCATACAGAAGAACAAGGATAGCACACAGGACCGAAAGTAAGAGAAAGGGGACCATCCCCCTACCGTTCCAAAGATGCGAGGCTCTTCGGATCGCTCCGATTTCTCGCGCAGGACAGCTTCGCGAAATCGCAGTAGCTTCTCTGATGCCGAAGATAGTGTAGACGATTCTCTCGACGCACTCGCACCGCTGCGTCCGAGTCCTACACGACGCTTCGCTCCGGCAGCAGCATCATCTACACCACATACAATGGATTTTCGAGGACAATCGGAAGGCAGCTTGTCGGAAGAGCAGCGGCGGTTTCTGTCGCCTTCCCCCCTCCGTACAGGGTCTTGGGAATCACACAGCTTTGACAGCGAAGAGCCCTCTCGATCACTTAGTAGTCGTCCCTCGTCCCGGACCAGCATACCTCGCGATCGCCGGAAGCAGTTTGATACCACCACGCCGACACTGGTTGATGAAGAGGATATCGATGAAGAAGCTGAGTTGCTTTCGCTGGGACGGGCGAGTCTCTCTCCTTCCCTTCAAGACAATGTGCGGAGAACACCTGGTGCTACCACGTACAACGCtgcattgacagtaaatgAAACTACGTCAATGCGGCGCACACCCGGTGCAGCAGCCATGCACCGCTCTGCTATTGGAGGACAAGAAGAACTAGGACTGCAACGGCACCAGCAAGCGCCTCCGAATGGCGTCTTGGAGGAGCGTGCCTCTTCGAGGACCTCGAATCCTGTATTGGACGAAACGTCTGGTGCTGGCTCTATGGAGTACGTATACGGGCTGAACCTATCCACTCCAGCGAGGATAGCTGCAGTCCCGTcagaaagagaaagcgcATTGCCACACAATCATAGCACCCTCAACAACAGCTCGATTTGGGAGGCTGCATCGTACGGCGATTCCGTGACACCGTCACCCACGCGGTCCCGTGACTACGAACAGCCCAGTCGACCCCCATTGGCACCCGCATTGCCAGTAGTCACAGCCAGTAGTGAAAGTGGAAGCGCTTTAATTGATAACCGTGTTCTCGAAGCGCGGGGACTATTTGCCTCCACTTCGACATGGGTACCGAAAAGCACCCCCTCTAACGATGGACGTCACGGTGCTTTTTCGCCTAACTTGCTGCGATTGACAGAGGACATTGGGAATTTGTTGcatgaagatgaagacgatgacgaataCGCTGCAGAAATTCCAAGTGCGTTCAAGGCCCCCCCGGAGGGTGACCTTTCGGAATATAGGTCGGCTGACTGGACGGGATCTTATGTCTTTGATTCGCAATCGCGGCGCACAACTAGGTCAGGCATCCCACGACCGAGTACGTTGATAAAGGATGGGAAATCTAGACGACGATCGGGCAATACGAGCCAAGGGAATTCAAAATATTTAACGCAACAAAATCCAGGTATTCCTGGGAACtttttgcggcacgcccAACAGCCGAAACCTCGACGCAATGGCAATGAGTTCTTCGAGTTTGGGAAAGGACGTGATGAACGAGCGTCACCGCAGTTGTTGAACTTCGGAGGTGCCTTTGCCCCCCCTCCGAAAGACCAAGTTAGTTCTTTTATGAGACCAGTAGCTTCTTCGGCAGTATCGGATGAAATGACTTTTGGACCTTCCGTTGTATCAGGATGTCGAGATCTTCCCTCTTCTCAGCCTATGCCATTTAGTGCACCGGCAATGGGGGGATTTGCGCTTCCAGCACAGTCGTTTGAATCTTATGGATCTTTCAGGTATCCTGATCGTGCTTCTCAAGACAACTACTTTCTTCCTAACCGTTTCTCTGCGACGAGTCCTGTAGTAGGATTACCCCCCAGTGGGCAATACCCAGTACAGATGTCGACTCAATATCAATCTCAACAGTCAGAGATGCAAGCCACTGCCAGAGAGTTTGTTCCTACATCCAATATGAGCCCTTCTCCTCCTCTTTCGACTTCCTCGTGGCAGCATCAGTCGAGATCGCAGCAATTGCAGCCACAATGCGCTGCCCCACCGCAAGCATCCTCAAATCTCCAGCAGCATCTCCCGATGATGGCCTACGATCTTACCCCTGCAGAGCAAGGTGGCTGGCATTCGAATGCGAGCTACGGCTTTTCATCGAAGTTTGGATACGGAATGCCGTCACCAACGTTTGACGCACGGTCAGCAATGACTCCTTCACCGCATCTTGCACTTTGGCAGAACCCTGACACCGGAATATATGGAGGCACACCACAAGCCAGCCAGACCGAGACGACTCATTCGGTATACGTAGCTTCTGTGCGGCCCCCGTCTACAGCAACAGCTAGTTCCGACCAAGGTCCCAGAGATCATCAAGTGTCCAAGAAAGAATCAAAACGCGGAAAACGGGGTAAGAAGAAGTTAAAGGAAAAACCATTAAATGCACCACAAAATAAAGGTAAAGAAGAAGACAGTAGACCTGGTTCGGCGACACACAATCAAGAAACAACTGAAGACCCAGGGGAAAGGAAACGAGCTGAGCTCGTAGAAAACGCGGCAACGCGAATTGCTTTCAAGGAATTTTATCGGTGCTTTCGAAGTGAGGAGCGCTTTTCGTTTCAGAAAGCTGAAGAATTTGCTCTGGATGCTCTAGACAACGGGTCACTTCCAGTGTCCGTCCACTGGCGAGTGTATCTCGAACTCGCTGATTTGGCAAAGCGTTCTAACCGTTTCGTCGAGGCCAGGTCGCTTTATCAGCGTGTTTGCCAACAGCAACCTTATGCAAGTCAAGGGTGGTTAGAATATAGCAAGCTAGAGGAAGAATGCGGGCACATGAATCGGGTTACAAATATTTTGCATGCCGGTCTTGAGTATTGCGAGTATAGCGAGAATCTTTTGACCAGAGCAGTAAAACATCAAGAAAAGATGGGCAATGTTAATGGAGCTCGAGAGCTTCTTGCCCGCCTTAAGCACGTCGGTATCGACAAAGTTTGGAGAACCGTCCTAGAAGGAGCGCTTCTCGAATCTCGCGCGGGAAACGCGTTCATGGCACGGCGTGTCCTCAAGTACTTAATGCATCATGTTCCATGGTATGGTCCTCTCTATCTCGAAGCGTATAAACTCGAAAGGGATCTTGGCCGCCCGACCGATGCCTTACAGATTGTGCAACGAGGATTGAACGAGATACCACGATATGGGCCGTTATGGTTTGGTGCTTTTAGACTATGCGAAGAAATCGACCTGTCAAAGCTTGACTTTCATCTTCCCGAGGCGTTTGTGATGATAAATCGTGCTACCCTCAACATCAGTAAGGAGCTTGTATGGAAGGTTCATCTGGAAGCGGCACAAATGCTTGAACGAGCTGCTCTTGAACAGAGTGGAAAGACAACCCCTTTAAATTCTGCCTTCGACATCGCCCGCCACAGGTTTGCTTTGACCGTCCTGACGTGCCCGAGCAATCTGCGTTGGAAAGTATGGCTAGCAAGCGGGAGAATGGAATTGGGTATAGGGAATATTAAGGTAGCTCGGAAGCTCTTTCTTCGGGCTCATCACGTTGTACCGGATAAAGGGCGATCAGCCAGCCTACTGGAGTGCGCACGTTTAGAAGAATTCATCGGATGCACCCACCTCGCTCGCTCCGTTCTATGCAAGGGTCGTGTACTCTATTGCAACGATTGGAAAGTGTGGCTCGAAAGTGTTCTGCTTGAGATTCGCACCATGAATCTAAGACGTGCACTCGAGATTGTTACAGTTGCTCTCGAGATACATCAGGGCACAGGTCGTCTGTGGGCTACCTTGATACAGTTATGTCAGATTCGTGGAGGCGATCAAGCACAGATCTTCGCCCTCCAACGCGCTCTCAATGCTGTCCCAAAAAGCGGAGAGGTGTGGTGCGAAGGTGCCAGGATTCATTTAAATCCATTTTCAGATACTTTCGATGTTTCTCGCGCACGCCGACATCTTTTCTTCGCCACGAAATTCACTCCGCAGTACGGAGACAGCTTCATAGAAGCTCTTCGTCTTGAGCTCCTTCATCAGTGGCTCGAACCAATTGCGACGTACATTTGGAAGAAAACCAAGTCAACTTTTCTACCCTTGGAAGCACAAGATGCAAAGACAAACTGTCTTTCCAAATATATCGCAGATATTTCGTTGGCTGTTTTCATTTCGCAAGaaacaaacgaaaacgaGGTGCCGTTTTCCGATCTAATCCACAAGAACATAGTCTCGACAGTACGCCAGGAGCTGACTTCAGATAGCATGCGATCTGCCATCGACTTGGACGATTTACGCCAAGCATGTTCGAACGCGGATCCAAATTACGGATCGCTGTGGTTTTCTTGTCGCCGCCATCCGTGTGATACACCCCAACGAGTCATTGAGGATGCGGCCGAGGACGTTGCTGAGCAGTTACGGCAAAATGCCTATGTCTACTTGGCAGCGATGGTGCGCCGACTTGCAATCTTGTCCACAATCTCTACGGAAATGCCTGCCAATGAAGACTTAGATGTCGAAATGTATGATACGGATGTCGTGAGCTGGGAATATCTCGTTGATGATTCGCTTCGCTCGGCGACATCACTTAGCAatatttttctttctttggagCAGACTGCTACGTCGACTACAGGTTTAGGCATGTTACAGCAGTCAGCGGAAGGTTCCGATTTTTTAACCGCATTATCTCATCTCCGTAAGAACAGCCTGATCCAAGacttgcctttgttggagCGGCGCAAGATTCTTTTTGGCACggatgctcttttcccaTAATTCTCTTCTTTCAGGGACGAGAATCTGATTCTTTTGGCAAGGATCACGATCTCGTCGTTTCTCATTTGCGATTGTATTTGATGCAAGAAGGAAATAGAAATCAACATAGACTTG harbors:
- a CDS encoding predicted protein, giving the protein MTILDPSETFASLAESVGLDVRLRKAVSRLGHVRPTLVQSKCLPLALSSGRDLLVRARTGSGKTLAYSLPLLQKILQRSKSGVGAVVLIPTRELCTQVHQVLQGLSYYCNDIISIAILSAGRGRGEKAQEELTRQEAMLRDQPNVLVATPAGLLTQIRSGLLDLKSSVETLVVDEADLVLSFGYAKDIAEIVKSLPRICQGFLMSATLSPELDSLKKIVLNSPVVLKLEQDEKTSTGVGHLKQFYVALPKRDKNLVVYVFLKLGLLKGKGLFFVNSTDAGYRLKLFLEQFSIRSAVLNAELPFRSRLNIIEQFNVGNFDYLIATDASTDAEQKEDSDDEHEANVKKLKTRKADSQYGVSRGLDFRNVSFVVNVDFPLNSRSYSHRVGRTARGGAKGVALSFVELESKQQHDTLLAVQDDQPSTPLPVPLDFDLHEIEGFRYRCEDVQRAVTRMAVRETRAAELKAEILNSERLQAHFEDNPADLQLLRHDRVATHISRVQDHLKHVPKYLLP
- a CDS encoding predicted protein; protein product: MAYDLTPAEQGGWHSNASYGFSSKFGYGMPSPTFDARSAMTPSPHLALWQNPDTGIYGGTPQASQTETTHSVYVASVRPPSTATASSDQGPRDHQVSKKESKRGKRGKKKLKEKPLNAPQNKGKEEDSRPGSATHNQETTEDPGERKRAELVENAATRIAFKEFYRCFRSEERFSFQKAEEFALDALDNGSLPVSVHWRVYLELADLAKRSNRFVEARSLYQRVCQQQPYASQGWLEYSKLEEECGHMNRVTNILHAGLEYCEYSENLLTRAVKHQEKMGNVNGARELLARLKHVGIDKVWRTVLEGALLESRAGNAFMARRVLKYLMHHVPWYGPLYLEAYKLERDLGRPTDALQIVQRGLNEIPRYGPLWFGAFRLCEEIDLSKLDFHLPEAFVMINRATLNISKELVWKVHLEAAQMLERAALEQSGKTTPLNSAFDIARHRFALTVLTCPSNLRWKVWLASGRMELGIGNIKVARKLFLRAHHVVPDKGRSASLLECARLEEFIGCTHLARSVLCKGRVLYCNDWKVWLESVLLEIRTMNLRRALEIVTVALEIHQGTGRLWATLIQLCQIRGGDQAQIFALQRALNAVPKSGEVWCEGARIHLNPFSDTFDVSRARRHLFFATKFTPQYGDSFIEALRLELLHHMRSAIDLDDLRQACSNADPNYGSLWFSCRRHPCDTPQRVIEDA